The Osmerus eperlanus chromosome 15, fOsmEpe2.1, whole genome shotgun sequence genome includes a window with the following:
- the rmc1 gene encoding regulator of MON1-CCZ1 complex isoform X1, producing MSEGHYLELCENPVQFENASSVNNVFFDEANKQVFAVRSGGATGVVVKGPDDKSSAAFRMDDKGEVKCIKFSIGNKILAVQRTPKSVDFINFVPDFPHLEFSQECKTKNASVLGFCWTNWNEIVFITDQGIEFYQVFPDKRSVKLLKSQSINVNWYIYCPETAVLLLSTTVQGNVLQPFAFKSGTMSKMNKFEIELPVVPKPAKLSLSERDIAVATIYGQLYVMYLKHHSRTANSPSAEVVLYHLPREGSCKKTNVLKLNTTGKFALNVVDNLVVVHHQSSQTSSVFDIKMREADCPPSVHQPVLPARSIHPYRIPLTGPAAVPTQPPVPCELYSSSWSVFQPDIIISASEGYLWYIQVKLPPAVNLLQDKGKLMDFLLRRRDCKMVILSVCSQMLVGGDKGSVQVVATVFDKLNQVYKEYLEAEQSYTVAMESGPSRGSAAHKRPVRTQAVIDQSDMYTHVLSSFTERKGVCHKFIIAVLMEYIRSLNHFHITVQHYLYELVIKTLVQHNLLYMLHQLLQYHVLSDSKPLACLLLSLESTYPPAHQLSLDMLKRLSTANDEIVEVLLSKQQVLGALRFIRSVGGHDNISARKFLDAARHTDDSMLFYTIFRFFEQRNLRLRGSPNFNPGEHCEEHVSFFKQMFGEQA from the exons ATGAGCGAGGGACATTACCTAGAACTATGTGAGAACCCAGTCCAATTTGAAAATGCCTCCAGCGTCAATAATGTGTTCTTTGACGAAGCTAATAAACAG GTGTTTGCAGTCCGGTCAGGCGGGGCTACAGGAGTGGTGGTCAAAGGACCAGATGATAAGAGCTCTGCAGCGTTCAG AATGGACGACAAAGGGGAGGTGAAATGCATCAAGTTTTCTATTGGGAATAAGATCCTTGCAGTCCAAAGAACACCTAAATCTGTG gattttattaattttgttccaGATTTCCCCCATCTGGAGTTTTCTCAGGAATGCAAG ACTAAGAACGCCAGTGTGCTGGGCTTCTGCTGGACCAACTGGAACGAGATCGTCTTCATCACAGACCAGGGGATAGAGTTCTACCAG GTGTTCCCAGACAAGCGCAGTGTGAAGCTGCTGAAGAGTCAGAGCAtcaatgtgaactggtacatcTACTGTCCTGAGAcggctgtgctgctgctgtccaCCACCGTGCAGGGAAACGTCCTGCAGCCCTTCGCCTTCAAG AGTGGAACCATGTCTAAGATGAACAAGTTTGAGATTGAACTGCCGGTGGTGCCCAAGCCAGCCAAGCTGAGCCTGTCAGAGAGGgacatcgccgtggcaaccat TTATGGCCAGCTGTATGTGATGTACTTGAAGCACCACTCCAGAACAGCAAACAGCCCCAGTGCTGAGGTTGTTCTCTACCACCTACCAAG ggagggTTCCTGTAAGAAGACCAACGTGCTGAAGCTGAACACCACGGGGAAGTTTGCCCTCAACGTGGTTGACAACCTAGTGGTGGTTCATCACCAGAGCTCCCAGACCTCCAGTGTTTTCGACATAAAGATGAGGGAGGCTGACTGTCCTCCCAGCGTCCACCAGCCTGTCCTGCCAGCCCGGTCCATCCACCCCTACAGAATCCCCCTCACAG GGCCTGCTGCTGTGCCCACCCAGCCTCCTGTGCCATGTGAACTCT ACTCCTCCTCCTGGAGTGTGTTCCAGCCTGACATCATCATCAGTGCCAGTGAAG GCTACCTGTGGTACATACAGGTGAAGCTGCCCCCAGCAGTCAACCTCCTTCAGGACAAGGGCAAACTCATGGACTTCCTGCTCCGACGCCGAGACTGCAAGATggtcatcctgtctgtctgctctcaga tgCTTGTGGGGGGAGATAAGGGCAGTGTACAAGTGGTGGCCACAGTGTTCGATAAACTCAACCAAGTTTACAAAGAGTATCTGGAAGCAGAGCAGTCCTATACTGTG GCAATGGAGTCCGGCCCTAGTCGAGGTAGTGCTGCTCACAAACGGCCAGTTCGGACCCAGGCAGTCATCGACCAATCAGACATGTACACccatgtcctctcctcctttaccGAGAGAAAG GGAGTGTGTCATAAGTTCATCATCGCAGTGCTGATGGAGTACATCCGCTCGCTCAACCACTTCCACATCACTGTACAG CACTACCTGTATGAGCTGGTGATCAAGACGCTGGTCCAGCACAACCTGCTCTACATGCTGCACCAGCTGCTGCAGTACCACGTCCTCAGCGACTCCAAACCCCTG GCCTGTCTGCTGCTGTCACTGGAGAGCACCTACCCCCCCGCTCACCAGCTGTCTCTGGACATGCTGAAG cGTCTGTCGACAGCTAACGATGAGATAGTGGAGGTTCTGCTCTCCAAGCAGCAGGTTCTGGGTGCGCTGAGGTTCATCCGAAGCGTTGGTGGCCATGACAACATCTCTGCCAGGAAGTTTCTGGATGCGGCGCGGCACACGGATGACAGCATGCTCTTCTACACCATCTTCAGGTTCTTCGAACAGAGGAATCTTCGCCTGCGCGGCAGCCCCAACTTTAACCCAG GGGAACACTGTGAGGAACATGTCAGCTTCTTCAAGCAGATGTTTGGAGAGCAGGCATGA
- the rmc1 gene encoding regulator of MON1-CCZ1 complex isoform X2, with protein MDDKGEVKCIKFSIGNKILAVQRTPKSVDFINFVPDFPHLEFSQECKTKNASVLGFCWTNWNEIVFITDQGIEFYQVFPDKRSVKLLKSQSINVNWYIYCPETAVLLLSTTVQGNVLQPFAFKSGTMSKMNKFEIELPVVPKPAKLSLSERDIAVATIYGQLYVMYLKHHSRTANSPSAEVVLYHLPREGSCKKTNVLKLNTTGKFALNVVDNLVVVHHQSSQTSSVFDIKMREADCPPSVHQPVLPARSIHPYRIPLTGPAAVPTQPPVPCELYSSSWSVFQPDIIISASEGYLWYIQVKLPPAVNLLQDKGKLMDFLLRRRDCKMVILSVCSQMLVGGDKGSVQVVATVFDKLNQVYKEYLEAEQSYTVAMESGPSRGSAAHKRPVRTQAVIDQSDMYTHVLSSFTERKGVCHKFIIAVLMEYIRSLNHFHITVQHYLYELVIKTLVQHNLLYMLHQLLQYHVLSDSKPLACLLLSLESTYPPAHQLSLDMLKRLSTANDEIVEVLLSKQQVLGALRFIRSVGGHDNISARKFLDAARHTDDSMLFYTIFRFFEQRNLRLRGSPNFNPGEHCEEHVSFFKQMFGEQA; from the exons ATGGACGACAAAGGGGAGGTGAAATGCATCAAGTTTTCTATTGGGAATAAGATCCTTGCAGTCCAAAGAACACCTAAATCTGTG gattttattaattttgttccaGATTTCCCCCATCTGGAGTTTTCTCAGGAATGCAAG ACTAAGAACGCCAGTGTGCTGGGCTTCTGCTGGACCAACTGGAACGAGATCGTCTTCATCACAGACCAGGGGATAGAGTTCTACCAG GTGTTCCCAGACAAGCGCAGTGTGAAGCTGCTGAAGAGTCAGAGCAtcaatgtgaactggtacatcTACTGTCCTGAGAcggctgtgctgctgctgtccaCCACCGTGCAGGGAAACGTCCTGCAGCCCTTCGCCTTCAAG AGTGGAACCATGTCTAAGATGAACAAGTTTGAGATTGAACTGCCGGTGGTGCCCAAGCCAGCCAAGCTGAGCCTGTCAGAGAGGgacatcgccgtggcaaccat TTATGGCCAGCTGTATGTGATGTACTTGAAGCACCACTCCAGAACAGCAAACAGCCCCAGTGCTGAGGTTGTTCTCTACCACCTACCAAG ggagggTTCCTGTAAGAAGACCAACGTGCTGAAGCTGAACACCACGGGGAAGTTTGCCCTCAACGTGGTTGACAACCTAGTGGTGGTTCATCACCAGAGCTCCCAGACCTCCAGTGTTTTCGACATAAAGATGAGGGAGGCTGACTGTCCTCCCAGCGTCCACCAGCCTGTCCTGCCAGCCCGGTCCATCCACCCCTACAGAATCCCCCTCACAG GGCCTGCTGCTGTGCCCACCCAGCCTCCTGTGCCATGTGAACTCT ACTCCTCCTCCTGGAGTGTGTTCCAGCCTGACATCATCATCAGTGCCAGTGAAG GCTACCTGTGGTACATACAGGTGAAGCTGCCCCCAGCAGTCAACCTCCTTCAGGACAAGGGCAAACTCATGGACTTCCTGCTCCGACGCCGAGACTGCAAGATggtcatcctgtctgtctgctctcaga tgCTTGTGGGGGGAGATAAGGGCAGTGTACAAGTGGTGGCCACAGTGTTCGATAAACTCAACCAAGTTTACAAAGAGTATCTGGAAGCAGAGCAGTCCTATACTGTG GCAATGGAGTCCGGCCCTAGTCGAGGTAGTGCTGCTCACAAACGGCCAGTTCGGACCCAGGCAGTCATCGACCAATCAGACATGTACACccatgtcctctcctcctttaccGAGAGAAAG GGAGTGTGTCATAAGTTCATCATCGCAGTGCTGATGGAGTACATCCGCTCGCTCAACCACTTCCACATCACTGTACAG CACTACCTGTATGAGCTGGTGATCAAGACGCTGGTCCAGCACAACCTGCTCTACATGCTGCACCAGCTGCTGCAGTACCACGTCCTCAGCGACTCCAAACCCCTG GCCTGTCTGCTGCTGTCACTGGAGAGCACCTACCCCCCCGCTCACCAGCTGTCTCTGGACATGCTGAAG cGTCTGTCGACAGCTAACGATGAGATAGTGGAGGTTCTGCTCTCCAAGCAGCAGGTTCTGGGTGCGCTGAGGTTCATCCGAAGCGTTGGTGGCCATGACAACATCTCTGCCAGGAAGTTTCTGGATGCGGCGCGGCACACGGATGACAGCATGCTCTTCTACACCATCTTCAGGTTCTTCGAACAGAGGAATCTTCGCCTGCGCGGCAGCCCCAACTTTAACCCAG GGGAACACTGTGAGGAACATGTCAGCTTCTTCAAGCAGATGTTTGGAGAGCAGGCATGA
- the LOC134034961 gene encoding clavesin-1-like, whose translation MTHLHTGLSPDSLEKARLELNENPDTLHQDIQQVRDMIVTRPDIGFLRTDDDFILRFLRARKFNQAETFRLLAQYFQFRQQNLDMFQSFKVDDPGIKRALMDGFPGVLETPDQHGRKILILFASNWDQGRNSFTDILRAILLSLEVLIENPELQINGFILIIDWSNFSFKQASKLTPNILKLAIEGLQDSFPARFGGIHFVNQPWYIHAMYTIIKPFLKDKTRKRIFLHGNNLNTLHQILQPDCLPSEFGGTLPPYDMGIWARSLLGPDYHDETEYTLTYDALHVRENYPGGGEKEQMKRSQSAVEPGTLRQQDRDNTAQPLLALD comes from the exons ATGACTCACCTTCACACAGGCCTGAGTCCTGACAGCCTGGAGAAGGCCCGTCTGGAGCTGAACGAGAACCCGGACACGCTGCACCAGGACATCCAGCAGGTCAGAGACATGATTGTCACCAGGCCAGACATCGGCTTCCTCAGGACCGACGATGACTTCATCCTGCGCTTTCTGCGAGCCAGGAAGTTCAACCAGGCCGAGACGTTTCGCCTGCTGGCCCAGTACTTCCAGTTCCGGCAGCAGAACCTGGACATGTTCCAGAGCTTCAAGGTGGACGACCCAGGGATCAAGCGGGCCCTGATGGATGGGTTTCCAGGAGTTCTGGAGACGCCTGACCAGCACGGACGCAAGATCCTCATCCTGTTTGCCTCTAACTGGGACCAGGGCAG gaaCTCGTTCACAGACATCCTACGGGCTATCCTGCTGTCTCTGGAGGTGCTGATAGAGAACCCAGAGCTGCAGATCAACggcttcatcctcatcatcgaCTGGAGTAACTTCTCCTTCAAACAGGCCTCCAAGCTCACACCCAACATCCTCAAACTGGCCATCGAAGGCCTACAG GACAGCTTTCCTGCCCGCTTTGGAGGCATCCACTTTGTGAACCAGCCGTGGTACATCCATGCCATGTACACCATCATTAAGCCCTTCCTCAAGGACAAGACCAGGAAACGA atcTTTCTCCATGGTAACAACCTGAACACTCTGCACCAGATCCTGCAGCCAGACTGCCTGCCATCAGAGTTTGGTGGGACACTTCCTCCCTATGACATGGGCATCTGGGCACGCTCGCTACTGGGGCCCGACTACCATGACGAGACCGAGTACACCCTCACCTATGATGCATTGCATGTCCGAGAGAActaccctggaggaggagagaaggagcagatgaagag GTCCCAGTCCGCTGTGGAGCCAGGGACACTAAGACAACAGGACAGAGACAACACTGCACAGCCTCTTCTGGCCCTGGACTGA
- the riok3 gene encoding serine/threonine-protein kinase RIO3, translated as MDQTSVTAQGPKSPWGPAPSVVSACLLTDVMSEQLAMQLEDENSDIPGFPEADEVLHPADHLDTDSDLMLAQMLQMQFDREFDTQLRIEEKKFNGESKVSISFENYRKVHPYEDSDSSEDEVDWQDTRHDPYKADKPQSAPKKGFSGKGKNITTKHDEVLCGRKNTSRMDNFAPEVHVGDGLGMDLKLSNQVYNALKQHCYSEQRRSARLHEKKEHSTAEQAVDPRTRLLMYKMVNAGLLENINGCISTGKESVVFHADGGSLEDSPVPSECVLKVFKTTLNEFRNRDKYIKDDYRFKDRFSKLNPRKIIRLWAEKEMHNLARMKKAEIPCPDVVVLKKHILVMSFIGKDHVPAPKLKEAHLGPDDLARAYLQVLHMMQQLYQQCNLVHADLSEYNMLWHDGKVWLIDVSQSIEPTHPHGLEFLFRDCRNVATFFQKGGVCEAMNVYELFNAVTGLNITGDNEADFLAQIEALEKRNEDHVQRRGKKSFSPSEEADPPLLPQEDD; from the exons ATGGATCAGACAAGCGTAACTGCACAAGGACCAAAG AGCCCATGGGGACCTGCCCCCTCCGTGGTTTCTGCATGCTTATTGACTGATGTTATGAGTGAGCAGCTGGCTATGCAACTAGAAGATGAGAACAGTGACATTCCAGGGTTCCCTGA ggcCGATGAGGTCCTGCACCCAGCCGACCACCTGGACACAGACAGTGACCTGATGCttgctcaaatgctgcagatgCAGTTTGACAGGGAGTTTGACACCCAACTTCGCATAGAAGAGAAGAAGTTCAACGGGGAGAGCAAGG tGTCCATTTCATTTGAGAACTACCGTAAGGTGCATCCCTACGAAGACAGCGACAGCTCAGAAGATGAGGTGGACTGGCAGGACACCCGCCACGACCCCTACAAAGCTG ACAAGCCCCAGAGCGCTCCGAAGAAGGGCTTCAGTGGGAAGGGGAAGAACATCACCACCAAGCATGACGAGGTGCTGTGTGGCAGGAAGAACACATCTCGCATGGACAAC tttgcTCCAGAGGTTCATGTGGGGGATGGTCTGGGCATGGATCTGAAGCTGTCCAACCAGGTGTACAATGCCCTGAAGCAGCACTGCTACAGCGAGCAGAGACGCAGCGCACGCCTGCACGAGAAGAAGGAACACTCCACCGCC gagcAAGCGGTGGACCCCAGGACTCGTCTGCTGATGTACAAGATGGTGAACGCTGGCCTGCTGGAGAACATCAATGGCTGCATAAGCACTGGGAAGGAGTCTGTGGTGTTCCACgctgatggagggag tcTGGAAGACAGCCCCGTCCCATCGGAGTGTGTGTTGAAGGTGTTTAAGACGACACTGAATGAGTTCAGGAACAGAGACAAGTATATCAAGGATGACTACCGCTTTAAGGACCGCTTCAGCAAGCTCAACCCTCGCAAGATTATCCGTCTCTGGGCAGAGAAGGAGATGCACAACCTGGCTAG AATGAAGAAAGCAGAGATCCCGTGTCCTGATGTGGTGGTGCTGAAGAAGCACATCCTGGTGATGTCCTTTATAGGGAAGGACCATGTCCCTGCCCCCAAGCTGAAGGAGGCCCATCTGGGCCCCGACGACCTGGCCAGGGCCTACCTCCAGGTCCTGCAT ATGATGCAGCAGTTGTACCAGCAGTGTAACCTGGTCCATGCTGACCTCAGTGAATACAACATGCTGTGGCACGATGGCAAG gtgtggCTGATAGACGTGAGTCAGTCCATCGAGCCCACCCATCCTCATGGTCTGGAGTTCCTCTTCAGGGACTGCAGGAACGTGGCTAcg TTCTTCCAGAAGGGTGGGGTCTGCGAGGCCATGAACGTGTATGAGCTGTTCAATGCCGTGACCGGGCTGAACATCACCGGGGACAACGAGGCTGACTTCCTGGCCCAG aTCGAGGCTCTGGAGAAGAGGAATGAGGACCACGTCCAGAGGAGGGGCAAGAAGAGCTTCTCCCCCAGCGAGGAGGCagacccccctctcctgccccaggAAGATGACTAG